A section of the Acanthochromis polyacanthus isolate Apoly-LR-REF ecotype Palm Island chromosome 1, KAUST_Apoly_ChrSc, whole genome shotgun sequence genome encodes:
- the LOC110952122 gene encoding 5'-3' exonuclease PLD4 gives MSSMYASLHDNYASNKRRSTSCVALAVVLGCLTVLGVLLAIAVLERPPERKDHETLPQDAGGSNFSIDQCSMTLVESIPQHMKFKANVTLGIPLVEAWKDLISMATHQVDVVSFYWTLTGEDININSSSDVPGRDILKELEDLPSRNVSVRVVTSVPTVRTNSTDLEILKQKGVQVRKVNFGRLTKGVLHSKFWIVDRQHVFIGSANMDWRALTQVKELGVVVYNCSSLAKDLHKIFQSYWEMGQSNSSLPQPWPAKYETDINKEHPLLVKEDNVSTSLYLSGSPPSFCPPSRTQDLEAILSAISEAQHFVDVAVMEYFPTTRFGKPQRYWSVIDDAIRTVAFEKKVKIRMLISCGRDSDPAMLPFLQSLASMDFAQRHINIQIKLYIVPVGNQSDIPYSRVNHNKYMVTDEVAYIGTSNWSGDYFMTTAGVGLVISQHALHPALQNQTLHSQLRAVFNRDWHSEFAVHLADLGHNPDCALSR, from the exons ATGAGCTCTATGTATGCCAGCCTTCATGACAACTACGCTTCAAACAAAAGG AGGTCGACCAGCTGTGTAGCATTAGCCGTGGTTTTGGGCTGTCTGACAGTCCTCGGGGTTCTGCTTGCCATCGCCGTGCTGGAGAGACCGCCAGAACGCAAAGATCATGAGACACTTCCACAAGACGCTGGTGGGAGTAACTTCTCTATTGACCAGTGCAG TATGACCCTTGTGGAGAGCATTCCTCAACATATGAAATTTAAAGCCAATGTAACGCTCGGGATCCCACTGGTGGAAGCCTGGAAAGATCTTATCTCCATGGCAACGCACCAAGTGGATGTGGTGTCTTTCTACTGGACGTTAACTGGAGAAGACATCAACATTAACTCTTCCTCTGACGTCCCT GGCAGAGACATCCTGAAGGAACTTGAAGATTTGCCATCCAGGAATGTGTCTGTCCGAGTGGTGACCAGTGTTCCCACAGTCAGGACAAACTCCACCGATCTGGAGATCTTAAAGCAGAAAG GAGTTCAGGTGAGGAAGGTGAACTTTGGGCGCCTAACAAAAGGCGTCCTCCACAGCAAGTTCTGGATCGTGGACAGACAACACGTGTTTATTGGAAGTGCCAACATGGACTGGAGGGCTCTAACACAG GTGAAGGAACTGGGGGTGGTGGTGTACAACTGTTCCAGTCTGGCGAAGGACCTTCATAAGATCTTCCAGTCCTACTGGGAGATGGGACAATCCAACAGCTCCCTGCCTCAGCCCTGGCCTGCAAAGTATGAGACTGATATTAACAAAGAGCACCCCCTGCTGGTCAAAGAGGACAACGTCTCCACCAGCCTGTACCTCTCA GGTTCTCCACCGTCGTTCTGTCCTCCATCGAGGACTCAGGACCTGGAGGCGATTCTCTCCGCCATCTCAGAGGCTCAACACTTTGTCGATGTAGCTGTCATGGAGTATTTCCCCACCACACGCTTTGGCAAGCCTCAGAG ATACTGGTCTGTCATTGATGATGCCATCAGGACGGTGGCATTTGAGAAGAAGGTGAAGATCAGGATGCTGATCAGCTGCGGGCGAGACTCCGATCCGGCCATGCTGCCTTTCCTTCAGTCTCTGGCCTCAATGGACTTTGCTCAGCGCCATATCAACATCCAGATA aaattgtaCATTGTGCCTGTGGGAAACCAGTCTGATATTCCATATTCCAGAGTCAACCATAATAAATACATGGTGACTGATGAAGTAGCCTACATTG GTACCTCCAACTGGTCAGGGGACTACTTTATGACCACAGCTGGAGTGGGTCTAGTGATTTCCCAGCATGCTCTTCACCCTGCACTGCAGAATCAAACCCTGCACAGCCAGCTCAGGGCAGTTTTCAACAGAGACTGGCACTCAGAGTTTGCTGTGCACCTCGCTGATCTGGGACACAACCCAGACTGTGCACTGTCCAGATGA